The genomic DNA TCATGGGGGTCAGTCCGCGCGCCGACGACGTGTGGCTGCACCTGTGTGCCCTGCGTTCGGGCCATGAGGTGCGGCAGGTGTCGGGGCAGTCCCGCAATTTCGCGGTGATCCCGGCGACCCAGATGACGGCGCTGTCCTTCCACAACACGATGTTCGGCGGCAATGACGCCCAGATCGCGCAGGCCTACACCGACGACGACGTGGCGGTGCTCAAGGCCGCGCGTTGAAGAGCTTGACGACGCCCTGCCGGTCCACTTTGCCCGGCCCGATCAGGGGCAGCTGTGTTACGCGGCGAATGTCCTTGGGGATCTGCCAGCGGGGCAGGTGGGCCAGTCCGTCGAGGACGTCGCCGACCTCGGCCTCGCCGACGTAGGCGGCGACGATGGCCTGACCGAAGCGTTCGTGGGGGACTCCGACGACGCAGGCCTCGGAGACTCCCGGCACCTGCAGCATCTCCCTTTCGAGGACTTCGGGGTGCAGTTTCATGCCCCCGGAATCGATGACCGCGTCGAGGCGGCCGGTGACGGTCAACTTCCCCCCGTCCAACCGACCGCCGTCGGAGGTGGCGAACCAGCCGGGACGGGCGAAGGCCTCGTGTCCGGGCATGTTGCGGTAACCGTGGGCGATCATGGGGCCACCGAGATGGATACGCCCGTCGGGGTCGACCTCCACCTGCGCGCCGGGCAGGGGGGTGCCGTCGTAGACGCAGCCCCCGGAGGTCTCGGAGGAGCCGTAGGTGGTGACGACCGTGATCTGCATGGCCCGCGCAGCGGCGAGCAGCGTCGGGTTGA from Corynebacterium guangdongense includes the following:
- the menE gene encoding o-succinylbenzoate--CoA ligase, giving the protein MNRPLELLPVDPHHPTAILGDLEEAIAGQRSLLPVPAHDAARRELLRATLAPGTPVDEDTALVVATSGSTGPPKGALLSPVNLVSSADATHRFLGGAGQWLLAMPAHHIAGLQVLVRSLVAGVDPLAIDVSAGFSVPAFAAASRELAETGDRVYTSLTPHQLGKAMDSLEGIEALRLFDAVLVGGAAINPTLLAAARAMQITVVTTYGSSETSGGCVYDGTPLPGAQVEVDPDGRIHLGGPMIAHGYRNMPGHEAFARPGWFATSDGGRLDGGKLTVTGRLDAVIDSGGMKLHPEVLEREMLQVPGVSEACVVGVPHERFGQAIVAAYVGEAEVGDVLDGLAHLPRWQIPKDIRRVTQLPLIGPGKVDRQGVVKLFNARP